From a single Micromonas commoda chromosome 5, complete sequence genomic region:
- a CDS encoding predicted protein: protein MSWHIKHAQSPRAPRAPAVDSRVALREGCLGGCSKNPTFALHATGRPSRASPEAPSTARADTAHPPRAPRYLHAVLTPLSPVPPVPPLPPSQTLPGSHGDPSSPGASSPGSPSSRSRRPTNRRRRGGTLLVVAAQSQLDGARWQVYPAYMSAVACTLVDVVAGGFGRWRGVDVHPFVCKIVAGLGGVGALVSTAAGVFAPVFLFPKPTGPYRTGKTTRLWIDATRRSWLLRGKARIGKNPESRMLMANVWYPAAAPRPRLRRERRIDDGKKDKSNNNDNPAGSNPGRENDDGYVSGSDGGCDSGDDLGKHWPDDEAAKLHYEAMAQEKLLRAQVLGSPDGKRRGGAGADATGGVSIPDRITIANARKAEARRRRRRQRGKRTHWLEPTLATTMAVSFALPGWIVDYFRLVRMEARVDVPVADPPAASSSLDGCTEGFPLVLFSHSFTGMKEQNSSLLQELASWGHIVVAVDHPHDAALVLYPDGSTADFRGYDMPMESEPRNWWRFRHEHARWRALDLAHALERIVDANGDPDSPLHRKVDLTRVAAVGHSFGGAACLMLAQMDPRITSVVLMDPWMWPLGKESTVAGAPCPLLVLEAPEFLWDRDIFCVNNGEMSSLLCAATAPQCAGVRPRSEPPTPSKTPRPSKMDSRRISDGSVRFDDMIGDDGREHGAGEDDGEDGDRSSRPSVSSGEAPTGPAGESALERARARDLAQKKESAGIEAGIDPATYAGEDPAHAHAPPGFIGASVDGFKGVGFYTEDGFYHAGSPPVSPTSVRQGVFKRPQHPRSSSQDNLAAMGDGGGSGSNLAGSQTGSGSLARSRSGSRSNLLGRAGSSGGLGIEPGTSGSGGEALKRSGSSSGWTEILDAVNPPATTTDGGDDDGGGGGGGGGGGGGWGNTGPPLAGRPPPRTDSWESLLAPFRGHRGGGSGALRRSRANSFNSGSDWDGSHLGTTRDPSGIAFKAVVDSAMHFDFTDMAMVAPLTTTMLGWVGRGGREVHDVSSACVLRFLRSFNHAREPDAASPDAKDLERLRAGLLSRTPVSEVLPAREWGFAGGHAFGGHGGVVAAKTSFPAAGIPDGQTPHPNPNEPAEPVGSGARPPRERKGPLSPLRNKLKMPPLPIPDRLRRIRLPPRPPHEMTSPAERARRARLLRQYRGSFDATHVPENWMELESIASDSDGETPDADDDDGATDGGYASGDDEPKTPAGIGHVTNDDDDDDGAGGNDESFDEFATPTARLGFTSAPSADGESPGFVSAESSPAQATGLPPGVNDASIERRDDPGGSGSGPTIDRGDGPGRVGRQGSGKVPEPSPERAPPGAIVDLDRSPYPVEVKPRGVRWVKSHEWTLAADREWTESQRREMRWLLHEATARGVRLQPSDFVAMFPSFDSAAIRRAAVEELTTLHAHPPPKPLVWMSQMIVDESGELRSKHDRPH, encoded by the exons ATGAGCTGGCATATCAAGCATGCCCAGTCACCCAGA GCCCCTCGAGCCCCTGCTGTGGATAGCCGCGTCGCTCTCCGCGAAGGATGTCTGGGTGGGTGTTCCAAAAACCCCACTTTCGCGCTCCACGCCACGgggcgaccctcgcgcgcgtcgcccgaggcTCCGTCgaccgctcgcgccgacaccgcgcaccccccgcgcgcgccgcgataTCTCCACGCCGTGCTGACGCCCCTCTCTCCCGTCCCGCCCGTTCCCCCCCTCCCCCCTTCGCAGACCCTCCCGGGCTCGCACGGCGACCCAtcgtccccgggcgcgtcctccccgggttccccatcgtcgcgatcgcggaggCCGACcaaccgccggcgccgcggcggcacgctcctcgtcgtcgccgcgcagtcccagctcgacggcgccaggTGGCAGGTCTACCCGGCGTACatgtccgccgtcgcgtgcaCCTtggtggacgtcgtcgccggtggctTCGGCCGGTGgcgtggcgtcgacgtgcacCCATTCGTGTGCAAGATCGTCGCGGGCCTGGGGGGGGTCGGGGCGCTGgtgtccaccgccgcgggggtgttcGCGCCGGTGTTCCTGTTCCCAAAACCCACCGGGCCGTACCGCACGGGGAAGACCACGCGGTTGTggatcgacgcgacgcgccggtcgTGGCTCCTTCGCGGCAAGGCGAGGATCGGAAAAAATCCGGAGAGTCGGATGCTCATGGCGAACGTGTGgtatcccgccgccgcgcccagaCCCAGGctccgacgcgaacgacgaatCGACGATGGGAAGAAGGATAAAAGTAACAATAACGATAACCCGGCGGGTTCGAACCCGGGACGagagaacgacgacgggtacgtctccgggagcgacggcgggtgcgacagcggcgacgacctcggcaAGCACTggccggacgacgaggcggcgaagttGCACTacgaggcgatggcgcagGAGAAGCTGCTTCGAGCCCAGGTGCTGGGTTCACCCGACGGGAagaggcgcgggggggccggggcggacgccaccggcggcgtcagcaTTCCCGATCGCATCACCATCGCCAACGCCCGCAAAGCGGaggctcgccgtcggcggcggcggcagcggggTAAGCGGACGCACTGGCTCGAGCCCacgctggcgacgacgatggcggtGTCGTTCGCGCTCCCGGGGTGGATCGTGGATTACTTCAGGCTGGTCCGGATggaggcgcgcgtggacgttCCCGTGGCGgatccccccgccgcgtcgtcgtcgctggacGGGTGCACCGAGGGCTTCCCGCTCGTGCTCTTCTCGCACTCCTTCACCGGCATGAAGGAGCAAAACTCCAGTCTGCTCCAGGAGCTCGCGTCGTGGGGGCACATCGTCGTGGCGGTGGACCACccccacgacgccgcgctcgtgctgtACCCCGACGGGTCCACCGCGGATTTTCGAGGGTACGACATGCCGATGGAATCCGAACCGAGAAACTGGTGGCGGTTTCGGCACGAAcacgcgcggtggcgggcgctCGActtggcgcacgcgctcgagagGATCGTGGACGCCAACGGGGACCCCGACAGCCCGCTGCATCGGAAGGTGGACctgacgcgcgtcgccgcggtggggcACTCGttcgggggcgccgcgtgcctTATGCTCGCGCAGATGGACCCGAGGATCACCAGCGTGGTGCTGATGGACCCGTGGATGTGGCCGCTGGGCAAGGAGTCGacggtcgcgggcgcgccgtgcccgcTGCTCGTGCTCGAGGCTCCGGAGTTTTTGTGGGACAGGGACATCTTCTGCGTGAACAACGGGGAGATGTCGTCGCTgctgtgcgcggcgacggcgccgcagTGCGCGGGGGTGAGACCGAGGTCGGAACCCCCCACGCCGTCAAAGACCCCTCGGCCGTCCAAGATGGATTCGAGAAGGATCAGCGACGGATCCGTCCGGTTCGACGACAtgatcggcgacgacggacgcgaacacggcgccggggaggacgaTGGGGAGGACGGAGACCGTTCTTCAAGGCCTTCGGTGTCGTCGGGGGAGGCGCCCACCGGCCCCGCCGGAGAGAGCGCGCTGGAGAGAGCCCGCGCGAGGGATTTGGCGCAAAAAAAAGAATCGGCGGGGATCGAGGCGGGGATCGATCCCGCGACGTACGCGGGGGAGGatcccgcgcacgcgcacgccccGCCCGGGTTCatcggcgcctccgtcgacggGTTCAAGGGCGTGGGTTTTTACACCGAGGACGGGTTCTACCACGCCGGGTCCCCGCCCGTGTCGCCGACGTCCGTGCGACAGGGCGTCTTCAAACGGCCGCAGCACCCGAGGAGTTCCAGCCAGGATAACCTGGCCGcgatgggcgacggcgggggaagCGGGTCCAACCTCGCCGGGTCCCAAACCGGGTCCGGGTCCCTCGCTCGCTCGAGGTCGGGGAGCAGGTCCAACCTCctgggacgcgcggggtcgtcggGCGGGCTGGGAATCGAACCCGGCACGTCCGGttcgggcggcgaggcgcttaAACGCTCGGGCAGCAGCTCGGGGTGGACCgagatcctcgacgccgtaaacccgccggcgacgacgaccgacggaggcgacgacgacggaggaggaggaggaggcggcggcggcggcgggggtggatgGGGCAACACCggcccgccgctcgcgggccgtccgccgccgaggacggacTCGTGGGAGTCGCTCCTGGCTCCGTTTCGGGGCCatcgcgggggcggatccggagcgctccgccgctcccgcgccaACTCGTTCAACAGCGGCAGCGACTGGGACGGCTCGCACCTCGGCACCACGCGCGACCCCTCCGGGATCGCGTTCAAAGCTGTCGTCGACTCCGCGATGCACTTCGACTTTACCGACATGGCGATGGTCGCGccgctgacgacgacgatgctgGGGTGGGTCGGTCGGGGCGGCCGCGAAGTCCACGACGTGTCATCCGCGTGCGTCTTGAGATTCCTTCGATCGTTTAaccacgcgcgcgaacccgatGCGGCGTCACCGGACGCTAAGGACCTCGAGCGACTCCGCGCGGGGCTGTTGAGCAGGACGCCGGTGTCGGAGGTGTTGCCCGCGAGGGAGTGGGGATTCGCGGGTGGGCACGCGTTTGGCGGGCACGGTGGGGTCGTTGCCGCGAAGACGtcgttcccggcggcggggatcccGGACGGCCAAACCCCGCACCCGAACCCGAACGAACCGGCCGAACCCGTCGGAAGCGGCGCGCGACCCCCCCGCGAGCGCAAGGGCCCGCTGAGCCCGCTGCGGAACAAGCTGAAGATGCCGCCGCTTCCGATCCCGGACAGGCTCAGGCGGATCCGattgccgccgcggccgccccaCGAGATGACCTCCCcagccgagcgcgcgaggcgcgcgaggctcctGCGGCAGTACCGCGGCagcttcgacgcgacgcacgtgCCGGAGAACTGGATGGAGCTGGAGTCCATCGCGTCAGATTCGGATGGGGAGACGCCAgacgcggatgacgacgacggagccaCCGACGGGGGATACgccagcggcgacgacgagccgaaGACCCCCGCGGGGATTGGACACGtgacgaacgacgacgacgacgacgacggcgccggggggaaCGACGAATCGTTCGACGAGTTCGCCACCCCGACGGCTCGCCTCGGGTTTACGAGCGCTCCATCCGCGGATGGGGAATCGCCCGGCTTTGTCAGCGCGgagagctcgccggcgcAAGCGACGGGTCTCCCTCCCGGCGTCAACGACGCGTCgatcgagcgccgcgacgacccggggGGTTCGGGTTCGGGTCCGAcgatcgatcgcggcgacggtccgGGGAGGGTCGGTCGGCAAGGTTCCGGAAAGGTtccggagccgtcgccggagcGCGCCCCTCCGGGTGCGATCGTCGATCTCGATCGATCGCCGTACCCGGTGGAGGTCAagccccgcggcgtgcgctGGGTCAAATCGCACGAGtggacgctcgccgcggaccggGAGTGGACGGAGTCCCAACGGCGCGAGATGCGCTGGTTGCTtcacgaggcgacggcgcggggcgttCGGCTGCAACCCAGCGACTTCGTCGCCATGTTTCCCAGCTTCGACTCCGCTGCCATtagacgcgcggcggtggaggagctgACGACGCTGCacgcgcacccgccgccgaagccgctgGTGTGGATGTCGCAGATGATCGTGGACGAGAGCGGGGAGCTGCGGAGCAAGCACGACAGGCCGCACTAG